The following proteins are co-located in the Phreatobacter oligotrophus genome:
- a CDS encoding YHS domain-containing (seleno)protein: protein MRQFLRPLLLTLAVTGLYAGVAVVIGMTGDESRAATTERVVTDRLTGLAIYGYDPVAYFTESEPREGVAAYELSWAGATWRFSNEGNRDAFMQDPSVYEPRYGGYDPVAIGTGVPTPGHPGVWLVHNQRLYVFHSEANRALFMTSPAEAIQRAEGHWAQVKAQLVP from the coding sequence ATGAGGCAGTTCCTTCGTCCGCTGCTCCTCACCCTCGCGGTGACCGGTCTTTATGCGGGTGTCGCCGTGGTCATCGGCATGACCGGCGACGAGAGCCGCGCCGCGACCACCGAGCGCGTGGTCACCGATCGCCTCACCGGCCTGGCCATCTACGGCTACGACCCGGTCGCCTATTTCACCGAGAGCGAGCCCCGCGAGGGGGTCGCTGCCTATGAACTGTCCTGGGCGGGCGCCACCTGGCGCTTCAGCAACGAGGGCAACCGCGACGCCTTCATGCAGGACCCCTCGGTCTATGAGCCGCGCTATGGCGGCTATGATCCCGTCGCCATCGGCACGGGCGTTCCCACCCCCGGCCATCCCGGCGTCTGGCTGGTGCACAACCAGCGGCTCTACGTCTTCCATTCCGAGGCGAACCGGGCGCTGTTCATGACCAGCCCGGCCGAAGCGATCCAGCGGGCCGAGGGTCACTGGGCGCAGGTGAAGGCCCAGCTCGTCCCCTGA
- a CDS encoding alpha/beta hydrolase family esterase, with translation MIRGGLIRSGRKALAGLAMVFVVLAGVLPAPGQSTTTTLSFQLPGGNRTALMVDHAQGRRAPVVLVLHDENGSPEQIRRYFTWDEVGGREKLILIYPQGVRGAWNDGRPTDGRRFNPLARVDDVAFIRTLLSELETRGRLDRRRVYVVGVGGGGHMVHRLLCEAGDLFAAGAPLLASLSIIWARSCPASAVPVVMVAGTEDRITPFGGRGSGSDPDSGMVSVPDTLTFYRGRNGCTGTGERALPDQDSTDNSRITILEGTGCRHAARLYRVDGGGHHTPTRAERRMRPVVGAMLGQPNHDMETDEEIWAFFADKRRP, from the coding sequence ATGATTCGTGGCGGTCTCATCCGTTCGGGAAGGAAGGCGCTCGCCGGCCTGGCGATGGTTTTCGTCGTGCTCGCGGGTGTGCTGCCCGCGCCCGGCCAGTCGACCACGACGACGCTCAGCTTCCAGCTACCGGGCGGCAATCGCACGGCGCTCATGGTCGACCACGCCCAGGGACGGCGGGCGCCGGTCGTCCTCGTCCTGCATGACGAGAACGGCAGCCCGGAGCAGATCCGCCGCTATTTCACCTGGGACGAGGTCGGTGGCCGGGAGAAGCTGATCCTCATCTATCCGCAGGGCGTGCGCGGCGCCTGGAACGACGGGCGGCCGACGGACGGACGCCGCTTCAACCCGCTGGCGCGGGTCGACGACGTCGCCTTCATCCGCACCCTGCTTTCGGAACTGGAGACTCGCGGCCGGCTCGACCGGCGCCGGGTCTATGTCGTCGGCGTCGGCGGCGGCGGGCACATGGTTCACAGGCTGCTCTGCGAGGCCGGCGATCTTTTCGCCGCCGGCGCGCCGCTGCTGGCCTCGCTGTCGATCATCTGGGCCCGGTCATGCCCCGCATCGGCCGTGCCGGTGGTGATGGTGGCGGGCACGGAGGATCGCATCACGCCCTTTGGCGGCCGCGGTTCCGGGTCGGACCCGGACAGCGGCATGGTCTCGGTTCCCGACACGCTCACGTTCTACCGCGGCCGTAACGGCTGCACCGGCACGGGCGAGCGCGCGCTTCCCGACCAGGACAGCACCGACAATTCCCGCATCACCATCCTCGAGGGCACCGGATGCCGGCACGCAGCGCGGCTCTACCGGGTCGATGGCGGCGGCCATCACACGCCCACGCGCGCGGAGCGCCGCATGCGCCCGGTGGTCGGCGCCATGCTCGGCCAGCCGAACCATGACATGGAGACGGACGAGGAGATCTGGGCCTTCTTCGCCGACAAGCGGCGCCCGTGA
- a CDS encoding D-2-hydroxyacid dehydrogenase, producing the protein MTALPPLSDITIGFGHSAYQLGAEFARRNTGIRFEEFRSAADFHARIDAFDVVCVSAFWRNAPIEKAGKLRFIQSVSAGIDVFGLDALKAKGIRLASAQGANAIAVAEHAMGLTLALSRMIHTARDNQARKHWRGMISDPLAREDELAAKTMLIIGLGGIGGRLARFAKAFDMRVVGLKRDTSVRVENVDALVGPADLDRALGEADIVVLTCPLTPETEGLINAQRLKAMKPTAHLINCARGKVVDEDALIAALQAGTIAAAGLDVTREEPLPEASPLWTMENVLITPHTGGETASYERRVVDVLVENLGRLGRGEPLKNGIV; encoded by the coding sequence ATGACCGCGCTGCCCCCGCTCTCCGACATCACCATCGGCTTCGGCCATTCGGCCTACCAGCTGGGCGCCGAGTTCGCGCGGCGCAACACCGGCATCCGCTTCGAGGAGTTCCGCTCGGCGGCCGATTTCCATGCGCGGATCGACGCTTTCGACGTGGTCTGCGTCTCCGCCTTCTGGCGCAACGCGCCGATCGAGAAGGCCGGCAAGCTGAGGTTCATCCAGTCGGTAAGCGCCGGCATCGACGTCTTCGGCCTCGACGCGCTGAAGGCGAAGGGCATCCGCCTCGCCAGCGCCCAGGGGGCCAATGCGATCGCCGTTGCCGAGCACGCCATGGGCCTGACGCTTGCGCTGTCGCGCATGATTCACACGGCGCGCGACAACCAGGCGCGCAAGCACTGGCGCGGGATGATCTCCGATCCGCTGGCGCGCGAGGATGAACTCGCGGCCAAGACCATGCTCATCATCGGCCTCGGCGGCATTGGCGGGCGTCTCGCCCGCTTCGCCAAGGCCTTCGACATGCGCGTCGTCGGCCTCAAGCGCGACACGTCGGTCAGGGTCGAGAATGTCGACGCACTCGTCGGCCCGGCCGATCTCGACCGGGCGCTGGGCGAGGCCGACATCGTCGTGCTGACCTGCCCGCTCACCCCCGAGACGGAGGGCCTCATCAACGCCCAGCGCCTCAAGGCGATGAAGCCGACGGCCCATCTCATCAACTGCGCCCGCGGCAAGGTGGTGGACGAGGACGCGCTGATCGCCGCCCTGCAGGCCGGCACCATCGCCGCCGCCGGCCTGGACGTGACGCGCGAGGAGCCGCTGCCGGAGGCCTCGCCGCTCTGGACCATGGAGAACGTGCTGATCACCCCGCATACCGGCGGCGAGACGGCCTCCTACGAGCGGCGGGTGGTCGACGTCCTCGTGGAGAATCTCGGCCGGCTGGGCCGCGGCGAGCCGCTGAAGAACGGTATCGTCTGA
- a CDS encoding polysaccharide deacetylase family protein, giving the protein MSDASTPPVLPSHGRYAYSAITRRPVYDWPEGKRLALYLGVNLEHFAFGTGLGAELAPGGPQPDVLNYAWRDYGNRVGVWRMIELFDQLCLPTSVLVNSSIYAYCPEVMEAFRARGDEILGHGRTNSERQGILEEAGEKTLIEETTAVIRAAEGKAPKGWLGPWISQSHVTPDLLAEAGYTYLLDWCQDDQPIWFATRNNGRILSLPYPQELNDIPAIVARKDSASQFADMIIDQFDEMLEQSKAMPLVMGIALHPYIVGQPYRLRQLRRALAHIVAKRDEVWVTTAGAIAAHVAALPEGIIPGSRGA; this is encoded by the coding sequence ATGTCCGACGCGTCCACCCCGCCCGTCCTTCCCAGCCACGGCCGCTACGCCTACAGCGCCATCACCAGGCGCCCCGTCTATGACTGGCCGGAGGGCAAGCGCCTCGCCCTCTATCTCGGCGTGAACCTCGAGCATTTCGCCTTCGGCACCGGGCTTGGCGCCGAGCTCGCCCCCGGCGGCCCGCAGCCCGACGTGCTGAACTATGCCTGGCGCGACTATGGCAACCGCGTCGGCGTCTGGCGGATGATCGAGCTCTTCGACCAGCTCTGCCTGCCGACTTCGGTCCTCGTGAACTCCTCCATCTACGCCTACTGCCCGGAGGTGATGGAGGCGTTTCGCGCGCGCGGCGACGAGATCCTCGGCCACGGCCGCACCAATTCCGAGCGGCAGGGCATTCTCGAGGAGGCTGGCGAGAAGACCCTGATCGAGGAGACGACGGCCGTCATCCGCGCCGCCGAGGGCAAGGCGCCGAAGGGCTGGCTCGGACCCTGGATCTCGCAGAGCCACGTCACGCCGGACCTGCTGGCCGAGGCCGGCTACACCTATCTCCTCGACTGGTGCCAGGACGACCAGCCCATCTGGTTCGCCACCCGCAACAACGGGCGCATCCTCTCCCTGCCCTATCCGCAGGAGCTGAACGACATCCCCGCCATCGTCGCGCGCAAGGACTCGGCGAGCCAGTTCGCCGACATGATCATCGACCAGTTCGACGAGATGCTGGAGCAGTCCAAGGCCATGCCGCTGGTCATGGGCATCGCGCTGCACCCCTACATCGTCGGCCAGCCCTATCGGCTGCGGCAGCTGCGCCGGGCTCTGGCCCATATCGTGGCGAAGCGCGACGAGGTCTGGGTCACCACGGCCGGGGCCATCGCGGCCCATGTCGCGGCGCTGCCCGAGGGCATCATCCCGGGATCGCGGGGGGCCTGA
- a CDS encoding ABC transporter substrate-binding protein: MISRRAATAGLGLALFAPAVRAQTLTPIKFTLGWKTQGSDAPYFVARDKGYFRAAGLDVTIDQGEGSGATVTRIMGGAYDAGFGDINAIIQNAATRPTETPVMVYQMWNQPPFSFVAKKSAGITTIKDLEGKKLGGAPGTPTTRLLPVFARANNLDLSKLTVTSMAPNLQEPMLIQGQIDAALVFNITSYFNLVLNRQDPDKDFVWFAFGDYGLDLYSNGMMVSQKLIRENPQAVAGLVRAVNRANLEVAGDQEMGMAAVRNYDGLVNIPVEKRRLQYAFDKLIVSPELKEIGAGDVKDDRLARAIGMVVTGYELPRAPSPAEVFNRAFLPARSEREMSYRMT; the protein is encoded by the coding sequence ATGATCTCGCGGCGCGCCGCCACGGCCGGCCTCGGGCTCGCCCTCTTTGCCCCGGCCGTGCGTGCGCAGACGCTGACGCCCATCAAGTTCACGCTGGGCTGGAAGACCCAGGGCTCCGACGCCCCCTATTTCGTCGCCCGCGACAAGGGCTATTTCCGCGCCGCCGGCCTCGACGTGACCATCGACCAGGGCGAGGGCTCGGGCGCCACCGTCACCCGCATCATGGGCGGTGCCTATGATGCAGGCTTCGGCGACATCAATGCGATCATTCAGAATGCAGCGACGCGGCCGACCGAGACCCCGGTCATGGTCTACCAGATGTGGAACCAGCCGCCCTTCTCCTTCGTGGCGAAGAAGTCGGCCGGCATCACCACCATCAAGGACCTCGAAGGCAAGAAGCTCGGCGGCGCCCCGGGCACGCCCACGACCCGCCTGCTGCCGGTCTTCGCCCGCGCCAACAATCTCGACCTGTCGAAGCTGACCGTCACCAGCATGGCGCCGAACCTGCAGGAGCCCATGCTGATCCAGGGCCAGATCGACGCGGCGCTGGTCTTCAACATCACCAGCTACTTCAACCTGGTGCTCAACCGGCAGGACCCCGACAAGGACTTCGTCTGGTTCGCCTTCGGCGACTACGGCCTCGACCTCTATTCCAACGGCATGATGGTCTCGCAGAAGCTGATCCGCGAGAACCCGCAGGCCGTGGCCGGCCTCGTGCGCGCTGTCAACCGCGCCAATCTCGAGGTCGCGGGCGACCAGGAAATGGGCATGGCGGCGGTCCGCAACTATGACGGCCTGGTCAACATCCCCGTCGAGAAGCGCCGGCTGCAGTACGCCTTCGACAAGCTGATCGTCTCGCCGGAGCTCAAGGAGATCGGCGCCGGCGACGTGAAGGATGATCGCCTCGCCCGCGCCATCGGCATGGTGGTCACCGGCTACGAGCTGCCGCGCGCACCCTCGCCGGCCGAGGTGTTCAACCGGGCGTTCCTCCCCGCGCGCTCGGAGCGCGAGATGAGCTACCGGATGACCTGA
- a CDS encoding DUF2189 domain-containing protein: protein MTDVNDAAAALPRQPEPMVRAATIDDIKGALEAGWADLKAAPLFGLFFGAIYWLGGLALIILPAQFGYAWAVFPLAAGFALIGPFVAVGLYEVSRLREQGVTPTWSAVLGTVWRQGGRELSWLAFLTIFIFIIWMYQVRMLYALFFGFASLDPVLFAKALFLTTDGWTFLAVGTCVGACMALFTFSITVVSFPLLLDRDYDVVTAIITSVRTVQASPTVMLGWGAITAVTVFLAMTPFFAGLLLVLPLWGHATWHLYRRLVSFPPAG from the coding sequence ATGACCGACGTGAATGATGCCGCCGCCGCCTTGCCGCGCCAGCCGGAGCCGATGGTGCGCGCCGCGACCATCGACGACATCAAGGGAGCGCTGGAGGCCGGCTGGGCCGACCTCAAGGCTGCGCCGCTCTTCGGACTGTTCTTCGGGGCGATCTACTGGCTCGGCGGCCTCGCGCTCATCATCCTGCCGGCGCAGTTCGGTTACGCTTGGGCGGTGTTTCCGCTCGCCGCCGGCTTCGCGCTGATCGGCCCCTTCGTGGCGGTCGGCCTCTATGAGGTGTCGCGCCTGCGGGAGCAGGGCGTCACGCCGACCTGGAGCGCGGTGCTCGGCACGGTCTGGCGGCAGGGCGGGCGGGAGCTCTCCTGGCTAGCCTTCCTCACCATCTTCATCTTCATCATCTGGATGTACCAGGTGCGGATGCTCTACGCGCTGTTCTTCGGCTTCGCGAGCCTCGATCCAGTGCTCTTCGCCAAGGCGCTGTTCCTCACCACCGACGGCTGGACGTTCCTCGCCGTCGGGACCTGCGTCGGCGCCTGCATGGCGCTGTTCACCTTCTCCATCACTGTCGTGTCCTTCCCGCTCCTCCTCGACCGCGACTACGACGTGGTGACCGCGATCATCACCTCGGTGCGCACGGTCCAGGCGAGCCCGACGGTGATGCTGGGATGGGGGGCGATCACCGCGGTGACGGTCTTCCTCGCCATGACGCCGTTCTTCGCCGGGCTGCTCCTCGTCCTGCCGCTCTGGGGCCATGCGACCTGGCATCTCTACCGGCGGCTGGTGAGCTTCCCGCCCGCCGGCTGA
- a CDS encoding NAD(P)H-dependent flavin oxidoreductase produces MALPASLASRLQLPLIGSPLFIVSNPDLVIAQCKAGIVGSFPALNARPGPVLEDWLKRITEELGAYDEAHPNAPSAPFAVNQIVHKSNDRLMHDMELCVKYKVPVVITSLGARPEINEAVHSYGGITFHDIINITHAKKALEKGADGLIAVAAGAGGHAGTLSPLALIQEIREFFDGPLALSGAIATGRSILAAQAMGADVGYMGSAFIATKEANASEAYKNAIVEGTAGDIVYSNLFTGVHGNYLRASIVNAGMDPDNLPESDPSKMSFGSGGSEKSKAWRDIWGSGQGIGAIKAVESAGEFIARLKREYAEAYRSLQGVTSWPLKTAQRLAS; encoded by the coding sequence ATGGCTCTTCCCGCTTCGCTCGCCAGCCGGCTCCAGCTGCCGCTGATCGGCTCGCCGCTGTTCATCGTGTCGAATCCGGACCTCGTCATCGCCCAGTGCAAGGCCGGCATCGTCGGCTCCTTCCCGGCGCTGAACGCCCGGCCCGGCCCGGTGCTGGAGGACTGGCTGAAGCGCATCACCGAAGAGCTCGGCGCCTATGACGAGGCGCATCCGAACGCTCCCTCGGCGCCCTTCGCTGTGAACCAGATCGTCCACAAGTCCAACGACCGGCTCATGCACGACATGGAGCTGTGCGTGAAATACAAGGTGCCGGTGGTCATCACCTCGCTCGGTGCGCGGCCCGAGATCAACGAGGCGGTGCATTCCTATGGCGGCATCACCTTCCACGACATCATCAACATCACCCACGCCAAGAAGGCGCTGGAGAAGGGCGCCGATGGCCTGATCGCGGTGGCTGCGGGCGCCGGCGGCCATGCCGGCACGCTGTCGCCGCTGGCGCTGATCCAGGAGATCCGCGAGTTCTTCGATGGGCCCCTGGCGCTGTCGGGCGCCATCGCCACCGGCCGCTCGATCCTTGCGGCCCAGGCCATGGGCGCCGATGTCGGTTATATGGGCTCGGCCTTCATCGCCACGAAGGAGGCCAATGCCTCCGAGGCCTACAAGAACGCCATCGTCGAGGGCACGGCCGGCGACATCGTCTATTCCAACCTCTTCACCGGCGTGCACGGCAACTACCTGCGCGCCTCCATCGTCAATGCGGGCATGGATCCGGACAACCTGCCGGAGAGCGATCCGTCCAAGATGAGCTTTGGCTCCGGCGGTTCGGAGAAGAGCAAGGCCTGGCGCGACATCTGGGGCTCCGGCCAGGGCATCGGCGCCATCAAGGCGGTGGAGAGCGCCGGCGAGTTCATCGCCCGGCTGAAGCGCGAATATGCCGAGGCCTATCGCAGCCTGCAGGGCGTCACCTCCTGGCCGCTGAAGACGGCCCAGCGCCTCGCCAGCTGA
- a CDS encoding cryptochrome/photolyase family protein has product MAVLRVVLGDQLTREVAALDGLDPARDVVLMVEVADETRYVPHHKQKIVFILSAMRHFAEELKAEGIAVDYVRLDDPENTGSFTGELKRALARHAVERIVATEPGEWRVRAMMETWGAETGLPVEIREDDRFIASRGRFARWAEGRKGFRMEFFYREMRRETGLLMEEGEPVGGQWNFDADNRKPLPKGARLPSRLRFAPDAITREVMALVASRCPDHFGDLEPFGWAVTRPDALEALDHFITEALPFFGDVQDAMKRGEPFLYHGLVSPYLNAGLLTAREVCLAAESAYRRGAAPLNAVEGFIRQILGWREYVRGIYWHQMPAYAETNALGATRPLPWFYWSGETDLACIAEVVGDTRRHAYAHHIQRLMVTGNFALLAGIRPAEIEAWYLAVYVDAFDWVELPNVHGMVMFADGGLLASKPYAASGAYIDRMSDYCAGCAYDPKVKVGEGACPFNLLYWHFIDANAGKLKGNPRMAMPYKTWEKMEAGRKAQILEEAEAFLDALSPEPTRPAAKAGQMALDI; this is encoded by the coding sequence GTGGCCGTCCTGCGCGTCGTCCTCGGCGACCAGCTGACGCGCGAGGTCGCGGCTCTGGATGGCCTCGACCCGGCCCGCGACGTGGTGCTGATGGTCGAGGTAGCGGACGAGACCCGCTACGTGCCGCACCACAAGCAGAAGATCGTCTTCATCCTCTCGGCGATGCGGCACTTCGCCGAGGAGCTGAAGGCCGAGGGCATCGCGGTTGATTACGTCCGCCTCGATGATCCCGAGAACACCGGCAGCTTCACCGGCGAGCTGAAGCGGGCGCTGGCCCGCCACGCGGTCGAGCGCATCGTCGCGACCGAGCCGGGCGAGTGGCGCGTCCGCGCCATGATGGAGACATGGGGCGCGGAGACCGGCCTGCCGGTGGAGATCCGCGAGGACGACCGCTTCATCGCCTCGCGCGGCCGTTTCGCCCGCTGGGCCGAGGGCCGCAAGGGCTTCCGCATGGAGTTCTTCTATCGGGAGATGCGGCGGGAGACGGGCCTTCTCATGGAAGAGGGCGAGCCGGTCGGCGGGCAATGGAACTTCGATGCCGACAACCGCAAGCCGCTGCCGAAAGGCGCGCGGCTGCCCTCCCGGCTGCGCTTCGCGCCCGATGCCATCACCCGCGAAGTGATGGCCCTGGTCGCGTCGCGCTGCCCCGACCATTTCGGTGACCTCGAGCCTTTCGGCTGGGCCGTCACCCGCCCCGATGCGCTTGAGGCGCTCGACCATTTCATCACCGAGGCGCTGCCGTTCTTCGGCGACGTGCAGGACGCGATGAAGCGCGGGGAGCCCTTCCTCTATCACGGCCTCGTCTCGCCCTATCTCAATGCCGGCCTGCTGACGGCGCGCGAGGTCTGCCTCGCGGCGGAGAGCGCCTATCGCAGGGGCGCCGCGCCGCTCAATGCGGTCGAGGGCTTCATCCGCCAGATCCTAGGCTGGCGGGAATATGTCCGCGGCATCTACTGGCACCAAATGCCGGCCTATGCCGAGACCAACGCGCTGGGTGCGACCCGCCCGCTGCCGTGGTTCTACTGGTCCGGCGAGACGGATCTCGCCTGTATCGCCGAGGTGGTCGGCGACACCCGCCGCCACGCCTATGCCCACCATATCCAGCGGCTCATGGTCACCGGCAATTTCGCGCTGCTCGCCGGTATCCGCCCGGCGGAGATCGAGGCCTGGTATCTCGCCGTCTATGTCGACGCCTTCGACTGGGTCGAGCTGCCGAATGTCCACGGGATGGTGATGTTCGCCGACGGTGGCCTGCTCGCCTCCAAGCCCTATGCGGCGTCGGGGGCCTATATCGACCGCATGTCCGACTATTGCGCCGGCTGCGCCTATGACCCGAAGGTGAAGGTCGGGGAGGGGGCCTGCCCCTTCAACCTGCTCTACTGGCACTTCATCGACGCCAATGCGGGCAAGCTCAAGGGCAACCCCCGCATGGCCATGCCCTACAAGACCTGGGAGAAGATGGAGGCCGGCCGCAAGGCGCAGATCCTTGAGGAGGCGGAAGCCTTTCTCGACGCGCTCTCGCCGGAGCCGACCAGGCCCGCGGCGAAGGCCGGCCAGATGGCCCTCGACATCTGA
- a CDS encoding SDR family NAD(P)-dependent oxidoreductase, with protein MADTYLIYGGAGGIGSALARRLRAKGYGVHLVSRDADRLAALAGEIGATWTAADVTDREAIATATAAAGPSLAGLAYCVGSINLKPVARLTDADFTRDFEINALGAVRAVQAALPALKAYEGETASILLVSTVAVAQGFSAHASVSMAKGAVEGLTVALAAELAPKIRVNCVAPSLTRTPLAQGLTSNETMAKAIAALHAIPRLGEADDVAALGALLLDRDAGWITGQIIGVDGGRSMLRTKG; from the coding sequence ATGGCGGACACCTATCTCATCTACGGCGGCGCGGGCGGCATCGGATCGGCGCTGGCGCGGCGGCTGCGTGCGAAGGGCTATGGCGTCCATCTGGTCTCGCGGGACGCCGATCGCCTCGCGGCGCTCGCCGGCGAGATCGGCGCCACCTGGACCGCCGCCGACGTCACTGACCGCGAGGCCATCGCCACCGCCACGGCCGCCGCCGGCCCGAGCCTTGCCGGCCTTGCCTATTGCGTTGGCTCCATCAACCTGAAGCCGGTGGCGCGGCTGACGGATGCCGATTTCACCCGGGATTTCGAGATCAATGCGCTGGGCGCGGTCCGCGCGGTCCAGGCGGCTCTTCCCGCCCTGAAGGCCTATGAGGGCGAGACCGCCTCCATCCTGCTCGTTTCGACGGTCGCGGTGGCGCAGGGCTTCTCCGCCCATGCCTCCGTCTCCATGGCCAAGGGTGCCGTCGAGGGGCTCACCGTGGCGCTCGCCGCAGAGCTCGCGCCGAAGATCCGCGTCAATTGCGTCGCCCCCTCGCTCACCCGCACGCCGCTGGCGCAGGGCCTGACCTCCAACGAGACCATGGCCAAGGCCATCGCCGCGCTGCATGCGATCCCGCGCCTCGGCGAGGCGGATGATGTCGCGGCGCTCGGCGCGCTCCTCCTCGACCGCGATGCCGGCTGGATCACGGGCCAGATCATCGGCGTCGATGGCGGCCGCTCCATGCTGCGCACCAAGGGCTGA
- a CDS encoding DUF2256 domain-containing protein has product MAKMIRKADLPTKTCASCGRPFAWRKKWERVWDEVRYCSDRCRGARPSAKGGQTKAS; this is encoded by the coding sequence GTGGCGAAGATGATCCGCAAGGCGGACCTGCCGACCAAGACTTGCGCCAGCTGCGGCCGGCCTTTCGCCTGGCGCAAGAAGTGGGAGCGCGTCTGGGACGAGGTCCGCTATTGCTCGGACCGCTGCCGTGGCGCCCGCCCCTCGGCGAAGGGCGGGCAGACGAAGGCATCGTAA
- a CDS encoding sigma-54 interaction domain-containing protein, whose protein sequence is MRLLIVGTLKGQLSIATKMAVEKGAAVTNAEDVETALRVMRAKGADLVMIDVAVDVRQLVQAFADEMIAVPVVACGTSNDARAAVAAIHAGAKEYIPLPPDPELIAAVLAAVADDAKQLIYRDEAMARVVQLANQVAASEASILITGESGTGKEVLARYVHAKSNRAKAPFVAVNCAAIPDNLLESELFGHEKGAFTGAVARRVGKFEEANGGTLLLDEISEMDIRLQSKLLRAIQERVIDRVGGTRPVPVDIRILATSNRNLSEEVRKGTFREDLLYRLNVVNLKLPPLRERPADILELAGHFAKKYAEANGMPPKVLSAEARRQLTVARWPGNVRELENTLHRAVLLSTGPEIDVDAIRTPDGARLDERRGPDAVAAQAAIAAEAVTRGLVGRTVADVERDLILDTLGHTLGNRTHAANILGISIRTLRNKLNQYADEGHAIPPPPQGEARYEARYG, encoded by the coding sequence ATGCGACTCCTGATCGTCGGAACTCTCAAGGGCCAGCTCTCCATCGCCACCAAGATGGCGGTGGAGAAGGGCGCGGCCGTCACCAATGCGGAGGACGTGGAAACCGCGCTCCGCGTCATGCGCGCCAAGGGCGCCGACCTCGTCATGATCGACGTGGCGGTGGATGTGCGCCAGCTCGTCCAGGCCTTCGCCGACGAGATGATCGCGGTGCCGGTGGTGGCCTGCGGCACCTCGAACGATGCGCGCGCCGCGGTCGCCGCCATCCATGCGGGCGCCAAGGAATACATCCCGCTGCCGCCCGATCCGGAGCTGATCGCCGCCGTCCTGGCTGCGGTGGCGGACGATGCCAAGCAGCTGATCTACCGCGACGAGGCCATGGCCCGGGTCGTCCAGCTCGCCAACCAGGTGGCGGCCTCGGAAGCCTCCATCCTCATCACCGGCGAGAGCGGCACGGGCAAGGAAGTGCTCGCCCGCTACGTCCACGCCAAGTCGAACCGCGCCAAGGCGCCCTTCGTCGCGGTGAACTGCGCGGCGATCCCCGACAATCTCCTGGAGAGCGAGCTCTTCGGCCATGAGAAGGGCGCCTTCACCGGCGCGGTTGCCCGCCGCGTCGGCAAGTTCGAGGAGGCCAATGGCGGCACGCTGCTGCTCGACGAAATTTCCGAGATGGACATCCGCCTGCAGTCGAAGCTGCTGCGCGCCATCCAGGAGCGGGTGATCGACCGCGTCGGCGGCACCCGGCCCGTGCCGGTGGACATCCGCATCCTCGCCACCTCCAACCGCAACCTCTCCGAGGAAGTGCGCAAGGGCACCTTCCGCGAGGACCTGCTCTACCGCCTCAACGTCGTGAACCTGAAGCTGCCGCCGCTGCGCGAGCGCCCGGCCGACATCCTCGAACTCGCCGGCCATTTCGCCAAGAAATATGCCGAGGCCAACGGTATGCCGCCGAAAGTGCTCTCGGCCGAGGCGCGCCGGCAGCTGACCGTCGCCCGCTGGCCGGGCAATGTCCGCGAGCTCGAGAACACGCTGCATCGCGCCGTGCTGCTCTCGACCGGTCCTGAGATCGATGTCGACGCCATCCGCACCCCCGATGGCGCCCGCCTCGACGAGCGCCGCGGCCCCGATGCGGTGGCGGCGCAGGCGGCGATCGCAGCGGAAGCCGTGACGCGTGGCCTCGTCGGCCGCACGGTGGCGGATGTCGAGCGCGACCTCATCCTCGACACGCTCGGCCACACGCTGGGGAACCGGACCCATGCCGCGAACATCCTCGGCATTTCGATCCGGACGCTGCGCAACAAGCTGAACCAGTATGCCGACGAGGGCCATGCCATTCCGCCGCCGCCGCAGGGCGAGGCGCGCTATGAGGCCCGCTACGGCTGA
- the fliN gene encoding flagellar motor switch protein FliN, producing the protein MDVVPGANAGFPVEGDDDAAAKEAADLEAIFDVPVNVSAVLGRSRMDVGELLKLGPGTVLELDRKVGEAIDIYVNDRLVARGEVVLVEDRLGVTMTEIIKAER; encoded by the coding sequence ATGGACGTCGTTCCCGGCGCCAATGCCGGCTTTCCCGTCGAAGGCGACGATGACGCGGCAGCGAAGGAGGCGGCCGATCTGGAGGCCATCTTCGACGTTCCCGTCAACGTCTCCGCCGTGCTGGGGCGCTCCCGCATGGATGTGGGCGAGCTGCTGAAGCTCGGTCCCGGCACCGTGCTGGAGCTCGACCGCAAGGTCGGTGAAGCCATCGACATCTATGTGAACGATCGTCTCGTCGCCCGCGGCGAGGTGGTCCTCGTCGAGGACCGTCTCGGCGTGACCATGACTGAAATCATCAAGGCCGAACGCTGA